Proteins encoded by one window of Manduca sexta isolate Smith_Timp_Sample1 chromosome 12, JHU_Msex_v1.0, whole genome shotgun sequence:
- the LOC119189063 gene encoding protein I'm not dead yet-like, whose product RFQYFFKTSWRGVVCVITPLIFIPLLTPFPPEKYQWCAYTLMLMAIYWVTECIPLAITSFLPVMIFPLTGVMDTSATCRCYMNDTIIMFVGSMVLAYAVEQSGLHKRLALSTIRAIGYSHYRILFAMSFTTMFVSMWITNTAATTMMVPINFALLKVFEDQNLLSIYEEDASGDRIATDITTCYFCTATFSATIGGIGTLVGTATNLVFKGLFAKAYPDAPEYLSFPNFSIFAIPYMVIMELAMYLLMLVKYLGFLRPKSKAAIKSKLSPEGIEAAKRAVDVEWEKLGRITFWEIMVIILFGGAIVMFFSRSPQIFPGWGDKIAEHFDIKQPKFVQDSAAAMLVGFLMFLLPSHLTIFKIVKRKVTYGELTDKPIPSVLRWKEMNEIMPYSFMFLLGGGFALSEAAKKDYSDLNGKIGEMLKNMQSLPNLFIILLIIIFTVFITNFASNVAVCNVIAPIAMQLARETGANPLWYNIAAGFSASYCFCLPVGTPGNLVVQSAASIPTGKMIIAGAGPTAIAIIISWVALCFWAPVIWPDLHILPDWAGMN is encoded by the exons AGATtccaatatttctttaaaacatcTTGGCGTGGTGTTGTGTGCGTGATAACTCCTCTTATATTTATACCATTATTGACGCCATTTCCACCAGAG AAATACCAATGGTGTGCCTACACTCTGATGTTGATGGCGATATACTGGGTAACAGAATGTATTCCACTGGCCATCACTTCATTCCTGCCTGTAATGATATTTCCTCTAACTGGTGTTATGGATACGTCTGCTACTTGCCGATGCTATATGAAT GATACTATCATTATGTTCGTCGGAAGCATGGTTCTTGCTTATGCCGTAGAACAGTCTGGTCTCCACAAAAGATTAGCCTTATCAACAATACGAGCTATCGGCTACTCTCATTACAG AATATTGTTTGCGATGTCGTTTACAACCATGTTCGTATCCATGTGGATAACCAATACTGCAGCAACCACTATGATGGTGCCTATTAACTTTGCGTTGTTGAAGGTTTTTGAAgat CAAAATTTGCTTTCGATTTACGAAGAGGATGCGAGCGGAGACCGAATCGCCACGGACATCACAACATGTTATTTTTGCACGGCTACATTTTCAGCAACTATag gcGGTATCGGAACTTTAGTTGGCACAGCAACAAATTTGGTGTTCAAAGGACTTTTCGCTAA agCATATCCCGATGCCCCGGAGTACTTATCATTTccgaatttttcaatttttgcGATACCATACATGGTTATAATGGAGCTGGCCATGTATTTATTGATGCTAGTGAAGTATTTGGGATTCTTAAG gcCAAAAAGTAAAGCAGCAATCAAGTCCAAGCTGTCCCCGGAAGGAATAGAAGCTGCCAAACGCGCTGTAGACGTCGAATGGGAGAAATTAGGGAGAATTACATTTTGGGAAATC ATGGTGATAATTCTATTCGGCGGCGCTATAGTGATGTTTTTCTCCCGTTCACCACAAATATTCCCAGGCTGGGGTGACAAAATAGCCGAGCACTTCGATATAAAGCAACCTAAATT CGTTCAAGATTCGGCGGCTGCTATGCTGGTGggatttttaatgtttcttcTACCATCGCATTTAACCATATTCAAAATTGTAAAGCgaaaagtaa CTTATGGTGAGCTGACGGATAAACCAATTCCTTCGGTTCTGCGTTGGAAAGAAATGAACGAAATTATGCCCTACAGCTTCATGTTTTTGTTAG GTGGCGGTTTCGCCCTTTCTGAAGCAGCTAAAAAGGACTACTCAGACCTCAACGGGAAAATAGGCGAAATGCTAAAGAACATGCAGAGTTTGCCAAAccttttcattattttactCATCATAATTTTTACGGTGTTTATCACTAATTTCGCTTCGAACGTCGCTGTGTGTAATGTTATCGCCCCCATAGCGATGCAGTTG GCAAGAGAAACAGGCGCAAACCCACTATGGTACAACATCGCTGCAGGATTTTCCGCTTCATACTGCTTCTGTCTACCAGTTGGCACACCTGGTAACCTAGTCGTGCAGAGTGCTGCCAGCATACCTACTGGGAAAATG ATTATAGCCGGCGCGGGACCAACAGcaatagcaataataatatcCTGGGTGGCTCTTTGTTTCTGGGCTCCAGTCATATGGCCTGACCTTCATATTCTTCCCGACTGGGCTGGCATGAATTAA
- the LOC115452174 gene encoding protein I'm not dead yet — translation MCADLAREKGVHHITVQCMWMWMFWFFLLQPVSIPVTALIPIFLLPMAGVLSTLRTCGCYFNENMALFVLSSMLILLLNNSGADRRIALSLICSGDNCQFSGKRLVFKCSVAAFFLSMFSNRLIISSTIMQYITPALTELQASTASSRATEPDYNEMRYIINNAIQTASSIGSIAIMHSAYASLCFRTIFCESAPRGQEYPDIFNYFQYSAFAFPVAFIMFVLNFAYHMILINKLIHHLYHGRCVCKAMSANSMTELRNSLMKNKTALPRRVSLHEKLTVFFMIFALVIFFLRWSTFLNMGWADFARDESSPQIPRVKDATVAAIFVIALHILPKGYAWLNYFSAEKKSELPPLRPESAILWWRFVDKNLNYGYIFLIGSGVALQVAIKHTGLDDDIVAHFGSRFTDHEFSTSLFLVCLVAVIMSNAMSGVAACVSFLPLILSMAAEPPPDAVTFRSIRDWPVKMYLGALGVGLASSFGFMFPFLYTPAYYCHYTGKVPMKKMAKYSIGSVIICLIILWLALMYYAPVIWDPEGTGIKPVAAPGKAAGNSTNSSMIL, via the exons ATGTGCGCTGACTTGGCAAGGGAGAAAGGtgtt CATCATATTACAGTACAATGCATGTGGATGTGGATGTTCTGGTTCTTCCTGTTGCAACCTGTTTCCATTCCCGTCACTGCGCTCATACCTATTTTCCTACTGCCAATGGCTGGTGTTCTTTCAACGCTTAGAACTTGCGGCTGCTATTTTAAT GAGAACATGGCATTATTTGTTTTGTCAAGCATGctgattttattgttgaataattCTGGTGCTGATCGACGCATAGCGCTCAGCTTGATATGCTCCGGCGACAATTGCCAGTTTTCTGGGAAGAG ATTGGTGTTTAAGTGTAGCGTGGCGGCATTTTTCTTATCCATGTTTAGCAACAGGCTCATCATATCATCCACCATCATGCAGTATATCACCCCAGCGCTAACGGAATTGCAG GCGTCGACAGCAAGCAGTCGAGCCACTGAACCTGATTACAACGAAATGCGGTACATCATCAACAACGCTATACAAACCGCATCATCCATTG GCAGTATAGCTATAATGCACTCCGCGTATGCTTCACTGTGTTTCCGAACGATATTTTGCGA GAGCGCACCAAGAGGTCAAGAATATCCTGACATATTCAACTACTTCCAATATTCTGCCTTCGCGTTCCCAGTCGCCTTTATTATGTTCGTTCTAAACTTTGCCTACCACATGATACTTATTAAcaa GCTTATACACCATTTATATCATGGCAGATGTGTCTGCAAAGCGATGAGTGCGAACAGCATGACGGAATTGAGGAATAGCTTGATGAAGAACAAAACCGCACTGCCGCGTCGCGTCTCGCTGCACGAAAAG CTTACGGTGTTCTTCATGATATTCGCCCTCGTTATATTCTTTCTCCGCTGGAGTACTTTTTTGAACATGGGATGGGCTGACTTTGCCAGAGATGAATCTTCGCCCCAAATACCGAG GGTAAAAGATGCCACGGTGGCTGCCATATTTGTGATTGCGCTTCATATACTGCCCAAAGGGTACGCGTGGCTGAATTACTTTAGCGCTGAAA AAAAAAGTGAATTGCCGCCACTAAGACCGGAATCTGCTATACTTTGGTGGCGTTTCGTCGATAAGAACTTGAATTATGGATACATATTTCTTATCG GCTCCGGCGTAGCCTTACAAGTTGCCATTAAACACACCGGCCTGGACGACGACATAGTGGCCCACTTCGGCAGCAGGTTCACGGACCACGAGTTCAGCACGTCGCTGTTCCTCGTCTGCCTCGTGGCTGTCATCATGTCGAACGCGATGAGCGGTGTTGCTGCCTGCGTGTCCTTCCTGCCGTTGATCTTGAGTATG GCCGCGGAACCGCCACCAGACGCCGTGACCTTCCGAAGCATTCGCGACTGGCCAGTGAAGATGTACCTGGGTGCGCTCGGCGTTGGGTTGGCCAGCTCGTTTGGCTTCATGTTTCCGTTCCTGTACACGCCGGCTTATTACTGTCACTACACTGGAAAAGTGCCCATGAAGAAGATG GCAAAGTACTCAATAGGCAGCGTTATAATTTGCCTGATCATACTATGGCTGGCGTTGATGTACTACGCGCCTGTGATCTGGGACCCTGAGGGTACGGGAATCAAGCCAGTCGCAGCCCCTGGTAAAGCTGCGGGCAATAGTACCAACTCTTCGATGATACTATAG